In Planctomycetia bacterium, one DNA window encodes the following:
- the topA gene encoding type I DNA topoisomerase, which translates to MTEKPAKKKSPSRSAKETDNPGASAGGKSLVIVESPAKARTINKYLGNKYIVRASKGHVRDLPAHRYGIDPGRNFEPTYEILPSHEKTVEELRKLSRDADEVYLATDLDREGEAIAWHLANALDLPEDKRRRVIFNEITKSAIQEAFKKPHAIDMAKVDAQQARRILDRVVGYELSPLLWKKIAKGLSAGRVQSVAVRLIVNREDEIRAFEPQEYWALDGAFCGDPAKVKALLPEWKKFLETGGEAGGLPTQKDMMAWLGEHGGFQASLAELNGKPWKPEGKLAKKPKAGAKVVAPLTGATASELAARYTYEFTSAQGQAQPLVEALGYQVREVKATEFEEYGHLGLKRIELVGGLDIGQAPKFIVKNVETKRSRTRPSAPFTTASLQQAAANQLRFPTSKTMKIAQALYEGVDIKTGEGNVGLITYMRTDSTNLSRESVEAARDYIGKTFGGEYLPEKPNVYETSAKRAQEAHEAIRPTDVTRSPHVLRGHLSDEQHKLYTLIWNRFVACQMTAAEWDSTTVSIVAMTSAGEATFKASGRVLVFDGHYKVTGVPKSSEDQLLPPLEIGQEVGPLSLHPAQKFTAPPPRYTEASLVKTLEAEGIGRPSTYAAIIKTIQDRGYVEQEDRRFYPTARGELVTRRLVDHFPKIMDVRFTSHIEEDLDKIEEREMEWHDVLHEFYDPFKEALAKAHEDMEAVRAEASEYTCNLCGKPMVYRLGRNGRFLSCTGYPDCTNAKNVDRDGKAIEPIQGAAPCEACGKPMILRKSRTGYFLGCTGYPECTNTTPSNERGEALRRVKPEELKQPCPECGGEMTIRFARGRAFFGCSKYPECKATAPAPDDVFIEKPKPEEAGARCDKCGRPMVIRKSRRGPFLSCSGFPRCRNAMPMEKLDHLKDLEAKGEIPEAPKEVPAGGKQGKAAGRAARAKSGGKAKRLTKEEVAALGPPPTGFAWTLTGRPVVEEWPEGSLTCFECGGEMSLRQGRFGPFYSCAKCRASANLRGDAKKRAEAESPQQERAKPIETDVKCPDCGKKMLLRLGRTGRFLGCSGYPKCKKTMEAPAGLLREVAELAET; encoded by the coding sequence ATGACAGAGAAACCCGCCAAGAAGAAATCCCCCAGCCGGTCGGCAAAAGAGACCGACAATCCGGGCGCGTCCGCAGGCGGCAAGTCGCTAGTGATTGTCGAGTCTCCGGCCAAGGCGCGAACGATCAACAAGTACCTGGGCAACAAGTACATTGTCCGCGCGAGCAAAGGGCACGTTCGAGACCTGCCCGCGCATCGCTACGGGATCGACCCCGGCCGGAACTTCGAGCCAACGTACGAGATTCTTCCAAGTCACGAAAAGACAGTCGAAGAGTTGCGGAAGCTGTCGCGCGATGCGGACGAGGTTTATCTCGCGACCGACCTTGACCGCGAGGGCGAAGCGATTGCGTGGCACCTCGCCAACGCGCTCGACCTTCCGGAAGACAAGCGCCGCCGCGTCATCTTCAATGAGATTACCAAGAGCGCGATTCAGGAGGCGTTCAAGAAGCCGCACGCGATCGACATGGCGAAGGTCGATGCGCAGCAGGCACGGCGAATTCTGGATCGCGTCGTGGGCTATGAACTGTCGCCGCTACTTTGGAAAAAAATCGCGAAGGGACTATCGGCCGGACGGGTGCAGTCGGTGGCTGTGCGATTGATCGTCAATCGCGAGGACGAAATTCGCGCGTTCGAACCACAGGAATACTGGGCGCTGGATGGCGCCTTCTGCGGCGACCCGGCGAAAGTCAAGGCGCTGCTGCCCGAATGGAAGAAGTTCCTGGAGACGGGCGGGGAAGCAGGCGGACTGCCCACTCAAAAAGACATGATGGCGTGGCTGGGCGAGCATGGTGGATTTCAGGCCAGCCTCGCCGAGTTAAACGGCAAGCCGTGGAAGCCGGAAGGCAAACTGGCCAAGAAGCCCAAGGCTGGTGCGAAGGTTGTCGCGCCGCTGACCGGTGCGACGGCTTCCGAACTGGCCGCTCGGTATACATATGAATTCACCAGCGCGCAGGGGCAGGCGCAGCCGCTTGTCGAGGCGCTGGGTTACCAGGTCCGCGAAGTCAAGGCGACCGAGTTCGAAGAATACGGTCATCTGGGGCTGAAACGAATCGAGCTGGTCGGCGGATTGGACATCGGCCAGGCACCGAAGTTCATTGTGAAGAACGTCGAGACGAAGCGATCGCGCACGCGGCCATCGGCTCCCTTCACGACGGCCTCACTCCAGCAAGCGGCGGCGAATCAGTTGCGATTTCCGACTTCCAAGACGATGAAAATTGCCCAGGCGCTCTACGAGGGCGTGGACATCAAGACCGGTGAGGGCAACGTCGGTCTGATCACCTACATGCGAACCGATTCCACGAATCTGTCCCGGGAGTCGGTCGAGGCCGCCCGCGACTACATCGGCAAGACGTTCGGAGGGGAGTACCTGCCCGAAAAGCCTAACGTTTACGAGACCAGCGCCAAGCGCGCACAGGAAGCCCACGAGGCCATTCGCCCGACCGATGTCACACGGTCCCCCCACGTGCTGCGGGGCCATCTGTCGGACGAGCAGCATAAGTTGTATACATTGATCTGGAATCGGTTCGTCGCCTGTCAAATGACGGCGGCCGAGTGGGATTCCACGACCGTGTCGATCGTCGCGATGACGTCCGCGGGCGAGGCGACCTTCAAGGCCAGCGGGCGCGTGCTGGTGTTTGACGGGCATTACAAGGTGACGGGCGTGCCCAAGAGCAGCGAGGATCAGTTGCTGCCGCCGCTGGAGATCGGACAGGAAGTCGGCCCATTGTCGCTGCATCCGGCGCAGAAGTTCACCGCGCCGCCGCCGCGGTACACCGAAGCGTCGCTGGTGAAGACGCTGGAAGCGGAAGGCATCGGCCGCCCCAGCACCTACGCCGCCATCATCAAGACGATTCAGGATCGCGGCTACGTGGAGCAGGAGGATCGCCGGTTTTACCCGACGGCTCGCGGCGAGCTGGTGACGCGCCGACTGGTCGATCATTTCCCGAAGATCATGGACGTGCGTTTCACGAGCCACATCGAGGAGGACCTCGACAAGATCGAAGAACGGGAGATGGAATGGCATGACGTCCTCCACGAGTTTTACGATCCGTTCAAGGAAGCGCTGGCCAAGGCCCATGAGGACATGGAGGCGGTTCGCGCCGAGGCAAGCGAGTACACCTGTAACCTGTGCGGCAAGCCGATGGTCTATCGCCTCGGGCGCAACGGTCGATTTCTGTCCTGCACGGGCTATCCCGACTGCACGAATGCGAAAAATGTCGATCGCGACGGAAAAGCGATCGAGCCGATCCAGGGAGCCGCGCCGTGCGAGGCATGCGGCAAGCCGATGATCCTTCGCAAGAGTCGCACAGGCTATTTCCTGGGTTGCACGGGTTACCCGGAATGCACGAACACGACGCCGAGCAACGAGCGCGGCGAAGCACTGCGCCGGGTGAAGCCCGAGGAGCTGAAGCAGCCGTGTCCCGAGTGCGGAGGCGAAATGACGATCCGCTTCGCGCGCGGACGTGCGTTCTTCGGTTGCAGCAAGTATCCCGAGTGCAAGGCGACCGCGCCGGCGCCCGACGACGTCTTCATTGAGAAGCCCAAGCCGGAAGAAGCCGGAGCGCGCTGCGACAAGTGCGGCCGGCCCATGGTGATTCGCAAGAGCCGTCGCGGCCCGTTTCTATCGTGCAGCGGGTTCCCGCGGTGTCGCAACGCGATGCCGATGGAGAAGCTGGATCACTTGAAGGACTTGGAAGCAAAGGGCGAGATCCCCGAAGCGCCGAAGGAGGTGCCGGCCGGCGGAAAGCAGGGCAAGGCGGCCGGTCGCGCGGCCCGTGCCAAGTCCGGCGGCAAGGCGAAGCGCCTGACGAAGGAAGAAGTCGCCGCCCTGGGGCCTCCGCCGACGGGTTTCGCATGGACGCTGACGGGCCGGCCCGTGGTGGAAGAATGGCCGGAAGGATCGCTGACGTGTTTCGAATGCGGCGGGGAGATGTCGCTTCGGCAGGGACGATTCGGGCCGTTCTATTCGTGTGCGAAATGTCGGGCGTCGGCGAATCTGCGCGGCGACGCCAAGAAACGGGCCGAGGCTGAATCGCCCCAGCAGGAGCGCGCCAAGCCGATTGAGACGGATGTAAAATGCCCCGATTGCGGCAAGAAGATGCTGCTTCGCCTGGGCCGCACGGGCCGATTCCTCGGATGCAGCGGCTATCCCAAGTGCAAGAAGACGATGGAAGCCCCGGCCGGGTTGCTGCGCGAAGTCGCGGAACTGGCGGAGACGTAA
- a CDS encoding peptidase M14 produces the protein MSSQTLRLAFNTLFIPYALMVGCAQPADPTAWRTRAEQSGFTHTASYVETVEYCRRVAEHSPWVRVQSIGTTPQGRDMPLVVLSRDQAFTPAAAARTGKRTVLIYNGVHSGEIEGKDACLALMRDIAVTREKAALLDHVTLLILPIYNIDGHERVSEFNRINQNGPTNMGWRANATNINLNRDFMKVDTPETRAWLRMYQDWKPDLFFDTHTTDGADFQYDITFFIPSGPETAPPLAKWSRQLESHLLTLLAADGHVPQVYFDMRDRTDPAKGIVAGEFLPRFSTGYGPITNRVSILVETHMIKSFERRVKATYDLLVRTIEFVNTDPESLRRAIADADLATRQLHAQNPPNNRVVLATSQPADAEGEPFIFKAYEHQFRKSEAGNVELPVWDESRPVDVPSRLIRSDLVVRSVAVPRAYLIPPQWSEVADRLGLHGIFVQRLPEAVTLDLQSVRFNNVRFAPRPFEGRFMVDYDVHPMNETRVYPAGSYLVRLDTPLAALAVHLLDPQGPDALVRWGFFTPIFEQKEYFEDYVMGPMADRMLAEEPALRDEFDAWLKANPDMAANPRARLAFFYERSPYRDNQKDVYPVGWITAKTPIPPVITRLLLEPNPN, from the coding sequence ATGTCCTCTCAAACGCTCCGTTTGGCCTTCAATACGTTGTTCATTCCTTACGCCCTGATGGTCGGCTGCGCTCAACCCGCCGATCCGACTGCATGGCGAACGCGCGCCGAGCAATCCGGCTTCACGCATACCGCGTCCTATGTCGAGACCGTGGAGTATTGCCGACGGGTCGCGGAGCATTCACCCTGGGTGCGCGTCCAGTCGATCGGCACGACGCCGCAGGGGCGGGACATGCCGCTGGTCGTGCTTTCGCGCGATCAGGCCTTCACGCCCGCCGCCGCCGCCCGCACCGGTAAGCGCACCGTGTTGATTTACAACGGTGTCCATTCCGGTGAAATCGAGGGCAAGGACGCTTGCCTCGCGCTGATGCGAGACATCGCCGTCACCCGCGAGAAGGCCGCCCTGCTCGATCATGTCACGTTGCTGATACTGCCCATCTACAACATCGACGGCCACGAGCGGGTCAGCGAGTTCAACCGAATCAATCAGAACGGCCCGACCAACATGGGCTGGCGGGCCAATGCAACCAACATCAATCTCAATCGCGATTTCATGAAGGTCGACACGCCGGAGACGCGCGCCTGGCTGCGCATGTATCAGGACTGGAAGCCCGATCTTTTCTTCGATACGCATACCACCGACGGCGCGGACTTCCAATACGACATTACTTTTTTCATCCCCAGCGGACCGGAGACCGCCCCGCCGCTCGCCAAGTGGTCGCGCCAGCTTGAATCGCACCTGCTCACGCTGCTCGCCGCCGACGGCCATGTGCCGCAGGTCTATTTCGACATGCGCGATCGCACCGATCCCGCGAAGGGCATTGTCGCCGGTGAGTTTCTCCCGCGATTTTCAACCGGCTACGGCCCGATCACCAATCGCGTGTCCATTCTCGTCGAGACGCACATGATCAAGTCGTTCGAACGGCGCGTGAAGGCCACCTACGATCTGTTGGTCCGCACCATTGAATTCGTCAACACCGACCCCGAATCGCTGCGACGCGCCATCGCCGACGCCGATCTGGCCACGCGGCAGTTGCACGCACAAAATCCGCCGAACAATCGCGTCGTACTCGCCACCAGTCAGCCGGCCGACGCCGAGGGCGAGCCGTTCATCTTCAAGGCGTATGAGCATCAATTTCGAAAGAGCGAAGCCGGAAATGTTGAGCTGCCGGTCTGGGACGAGTCCAGGCCCGTTGACGTCCCGTCGCGACTGATCCGATCCGACCTGGTCGTGCGATCCGTGGCGGTGCCGCGGGCATATCTCATTCCGCCGCAGTGGTCCGAGGTGGCCGATCGCCTCGGCCTGCACGGCATTTTTGTGCAACGTCTGCCCGAGGCCGTGACGCTCGATCTTCAAAGCGTGCGATTCAACAACGTGCGTTTCGCGCCCAGGCCGTTCGAGGGCCGGTTCATGGTCGACTACGACGTGCATCCGATGAATGAGACGCGAGTGTATCCGGCGGGTTCGTATCTTGTGCGCCTCGATACGCCGCTAGCGGCGCTGGCCGTACATCTGCTCGACCCGCAGGGGCCGGATGCGCTCGTGCGCTGGGGATTCTTTACGCCAATCTTCGAGCAGAAGGAATACTTCGAGGATTACGTGATGGGGCCGATGGCGGACCGCATGCTCGCCGAAGAGCCTGCCCTGCGCGACGAGTTCGATGCCTGGCTCAAGGCCAATCCCGATATGGCCGCCAACCCGCGCGCCCGGCTCGCGTTCTTCTATGAGCGCTCGCCTTACCGGGACAATCAGAAAGATGTCTATCCCGTCGGCTGGATCACCGCCAAAACCCCCATCCCGCCGGTGATTACCAGGCTCCTGCTGGAGCCGAATCCGAATTAG
- a CDS encoding 6,7-dimethyl-8-ribityllumazine synthase, with amino-acid sequence MDESRREKPNAAGLRIALVASRFNEFIVQQLVEGARTTLLEHGARAEQIQQVWVAGAWELPLALQTLAASERFDALVALGCVIRGETTHHLYICAETARGIAQVSLDTGIPIGFGVLTTENEEQAMARAGGPKGNKGADAALAAVELAQLKRAWK; translated from the coding sequence ATGGACGAATCGCGACGCGAAAAGCCCAATGCCGCAGGGCTGCGGATTGCGCTCGTGGCAAGCCGGTTCAACGAGTTCATCGTGCAACAGTTGGTCGAGGGCGCGCGAACAACCCTGCTGGAGCACGGTGCGAGAGCCGAGCAGATTCAGCAGGTCTGGGTGGCCGGCGCGTGGGAGCTGCCGCTGGCGCTCCAGACGCTGGCGGCGAGCGAACGTTTCGATGCGCTGGTGGCGCTGGGCTGCGTGATCCGGGGCGAGACGACGCACCATTTGTACATCTGTGCCGAGACGGCGCGGGGGATCGCGCAAGTCTCGCTGGATACCGGCATTCCGATTGGTTTCGGCGTGCTCACGACGGAGAACGAGGAGCAGGCGATGGCCCGGGCCGGCGGACCGAAGGGGAACAAAGGCGCCGACGCGGCCTTGGCGGCGGTGGAACTGGCGCAACTGAAACGAGCGTGGAAGTAA
- the nusB gene encoding transcription antitermination factor NusB, with the protein MDRHQSRILAMQAACQLEAVGTAFLSDLDGFLADEGATGATAARARQLVEQVEAHLVEIDARIAAAAVNWEVKRLAPVDRAILRVAVCELAILGDTPPNVVINEAVEMGKAFGSAESGSFINGLLDSIARRLASERSGAAAPEGVPAPEATSEAPHGAV; encoded by the coding sequence ATGGATAGACATCAGTCTCGTATTCTCGCCATGCAGGCGGCCTGCCAACTGGAAGCGGTCGGCACGGCCTTCCTAAGCGACCTCGACGGTTTTCTCGCGGACGAAGGGGCGACCGGGGCGACGGCCGCGCGTGCCCGGCAGTTGGTCGAGCAGGTCGAAGCGCACCTGGTGGAGATCGATGCGCGCATCGCGGCGGCGGCCGTGAACTGGGAAGTAAAGCGTCTTGCACCGGTCGACCGCGCGATCTTGCGCGTGGCGGTTTGCGAATTGGCAATCCTGGGTGATACGCCGCCCAACGTCGTCATCAACGAGGCCGTGGAGATGGGCAAGGCGTTCGGCAGCGCGGAGAGCGGCTCGTTCATTAACGGCTTGCTGGATTCCATTGCGCGGCGGTTGGCGAGCGAGCGATCCGGTGCTGCGGCACCGGAGGGTGTTCCCGCACCGGAAGCGACAAGCGAGGCACCGCATGGGGCTGTTTGA
- the ftsY gene encoding signal recognition particle-docking protein FtsY, producing MGLFDRFKKALSKTRSAVASGFRSVLPFGRKIDEALLDEVHDTMIGADFGPATAAGLIEAVRAAWKKGEIKESQEIIAFLKRHIVGKWPDDARSLAKAASGPTVVLVAGINGSGKTTSVAKLANYLKKDGRKVVLAACDTFRAAAVMQLAEWSKRCGVDLVKHEQDADPGAVAFDACEAAVARKADVLLVDTAGRLHTQDNLMRELNKIQRVVEKKIPGAPHEVLLVLDATIGQNAVNQARVFAEHVKVTGIILAKLDGSAKGGIVVGIRDQLNVPVKFVGLGETIDDIEPFDPEKYVEALFAE from the coding sequence ATGGGGCTGTTTGATCGGTTCAAGAAGGCGCTAAGCAAGACGCGATCGGCCGTGGCGAGCGGTTTTCGATCGGTGCTGCCGTTCGGTCGCAAGATCGACGAGGCGCTGCTGGATGAAGTGCACGACACGATGATCGGCGCGGACTTCGGCCCGGCGACGGCGGCGGGATTGATCGAGGCGGTGCGCGCGGCGTGGAAGAAGGGCGAGATCAAGGAGTCACAGGAGATCATCGCGTTTCTCAAGCGGCACATCGTCGGAAAATGGCCGGATGACGCGCGATCCCTGGCGAAGGCGGCCAGCGGGCCGACGGTGGTGCTGGTGGCGGGGATCAACGGCAGCGGAAAAACGACAAGCGTAGCGAAGTTGGCGAACTATTTGAAGAAGGATGGCAGGAAAGTCGTACTGGCGGCATGCGATACGTTCCGCGCGGCGGCGGTGATGCAGCTTGCGGAGTGGTCGAAGCGATGTGGCGTGGACCTCGTGAAGCACGAGCAGGACGCCGATCCGGGCGCCGTCGCGTTTGACGCGTGCGAGGCAGCGGTCGCGCGAAAGGCCGACGTGCTGCTCGTGGATACGGCCGGGCGGCTGCACACGCAGGACAACCTGATGCGCGAGTTGAACAAGATTCAGCGCGTGGTGGAGAAGAAGATCCCCGGCGCGCCGCACGAAGTGCTGCTGGTGCTCGATGCGACGATCGGACAGAACGCCGTAAACCAGGCGCGGGTCTTTGCCGAGCATGTGAAGGTAACGGGCATCATCCTCGCGAAGCTCGACGGATCGGCCAAGGGCGGCATCGTCGTCGGCATCCGCGATCAGCTTAATGTGCCGGTGAAGTTTGTCGGTCTCGGCGAGACGATTGACGATATCGAGCCGTTCGACCCGGAAAAGTACGTTGAGGCGCTGTTCGCGGAGTGA
- a CDS encoding lysophospholipid acyltransferase family protein produces the protein MKQRIRWIDYAAYLALRGVATAMAMFPIDWNLRLMSALGGVWFHLPRALPEMRFPRRLTAMGAFRWLTGVERALNRLLHKFREHRNRAETHIRLAFPEWDTPRVEQIALASMQQIAMLAVEVLLAPRYITQWTWARHVCLGDLSGAIRELLARRGCIMITGHYGNWELLGYTLATLGFDIDAVMRPLDNEYINSFLLDRRERSGLRLLYKKGVTRSAQEVLENNGTLCFIADQNAGSKGLFVDFFGRKASTYKSIGLLAISHRVPIIVGCARRLRPRRFEYEIHVERIIHPQEWEGQPDELLWITQTFSAAMENMIRQAPEQYLWIHRRWKSRPREEQEPLLTDWPVSSSLDPSDSRP, from the coding sequence ATGAAGCAGCGCATCCGGTGGATCGATTATGCGGCCTACCTGGCGCTGCGCGGCGTCGCCACGGCGATGGCGATGTTTCCGATCGATTGGAATCTTCGCCTGATGTCGGCACTGGGGGGCGTGTGGTTTCACCTGCCGCGTGCGCTTCCGGAGATGCGCTTTCCGCGAAGGCTCACGGCGATGGGCGCGTTTCGCTGGCTCACGGGGGTTGAGCGAGCGCTGAACAGGCTGCTGCATAAGTTCCGCGAGCACCGTAATCGCGCCGAGACGCACATTCGCCTTGCATTCCCCGAATGGGACACGCCCCGCGTCGAGCAGATCGCCCTGGCCTCGATGCAACAAATTGCCATGCTGGCGGTCGAGGTATTGCTTGCGCCGCGCTACATCACGCAATGGACCTGGGCGCGGCACGTCTGCCTCGGCGATCTGTCGGGCGCGATCCGCGAGCTGCTGGCCCGCCGCGGTTGCATCATGATCACCGGCCACTACGGCAACTGGGAACTGCTCGGCTACACGCTGGCGACCCTGGGCTTCGATATCGACGCGGTGATGCGCCCGCTCGACAACGAGTACATCAATTCATTCCTGCTCGATCGGCGCGAGCGGAGCGGTTTGCGCCTGTTGTATAAAAAGGGCGTGACGCGCTCGGCGCAGGAAGTACTGGAGAATAATGGGACGCTTTGCTTCATCGCCGACCAGAACGCCGGCAGCAAGGGCTTGTTTGTCGATTTCTTCGGGCGCAAGGCATCAACGTATAAGTCCATCGGCCTATTGGCGATCTCGCATCGTGTGCCGATCATCGTCGGCTGCGCCCGGCGGCTGCGACCGCGGCGGTTTGAGTATGAGATTCACGTCGAGCGCATCATCCACCCACAGGAATGGGAAGGTCAGCCTGACGAATTACTCTGGATCACGCAGACGTTTTCGGCGGCAATGGAGAACATGATTCGCCAGGCTCCCGAGCAATACCTCTGGATTCATCGCCGCTGGAAGAGCCGGCCCAGGGAGGAACAGGAACCGCTCCTGACAGATTGGCCGGTATCGTCCTCCCTCGATCCTTCCGACTCGCGGCCGTGA